TTTACCAGCTTTTGGCAGGAATTTTTGGCGGAATTGTGGCATTGCCAGACAAATAACTAAAACGATAGCCGAGGCAATTTTTGCATCCCCTGGTTCGACGTTAAATTCAAAAACAACCCCTAAAATTAACCGGTAAATAATCGCGCCTAAAACAATTGTTAGCATGCGCACCAATAAGGTTTTATTGTGGAATAAAACTTCTGCGATGATAATGGAAGCCAAACCGATAACGATCGTTCCCACGCCAGAATTCAAGTCGGCAAAGCCATTATTTTGCGCTAACAAAGCGCCAGAAAGTGCAACACAGCCGTTTGAAAGCATGTATCCAATCATTTTCATATTGTCGGTATTGATTCCGTTTGCCTCACTCATGGCCAAATTATCACCGGTCGCACGAATAGCCAACCCGATTTCGGTGCGGAAAAATAAAAATAAAATGAAGACAACTAGCAACGTAAAAGCAGCACCGGCAATAATGACGGCATTAACTTTTTCAATGCCTAAAGCTTGCAACCCAGAAAAAACGGTTTTTTCCCCTAACAATGAGATATTGGGTGCACCCATTACGCGATTGGTAACGGAATAAAGCCCCGTCATGGTAATAATCCCCGCTAAAAGAGCAGGAATTTTTAATTTGGTGTGTAAAATCCCTGAAACTAAGCCTGCTAAAACACCGCCTAAAAATCCTAATAGACTAGCTGCAAAAGGATGGATACCATTGGTGATGCTAATTGCTGTAATACCCGCGCCTAAGGGAAAACTTCCCTCGGCTGTTAAATCGGCAATATCTAAAATGCGGTACGTTAAAAAGACGCCGATACCTAACAGTGCCCACAATACTCCTTGAGATGTGGCAGACTGTACTAAGATAAAAATCGTGTCTAAAATATTCATACACTTTCCTCAAATCCTAATTATTTTTATCCAAAAATTTAGATTCTGATAAAGGGCATCAGAATGCAAATTTCTGATATTTTTCCAAAGAGCTAACCGGCCCTTTCAGCTTTTCTAGTTACTCTGGGGTTTTGATGGATGCTGGGTCGATGCCGATGGCTTTGGCCATATCGTCGTTGATTACAAGTTCTAATTTTTTTGCTGTTTCAACTGGCGTAGTGCTTGGCTTTTCATCGCCTTTGAGAATTTTTGCTGCCATTTGCCCGGCTTGTTTGCCTAGTGATTTATAATCAATGCCAAAAGTTGCCAATGCGCCGCCGTCTACTTGTTCTACGGAACCTGCGATAATTGGTGTTTTCGTTTGTTTTGCGACTTCGCCGACAACTGCTGCAGCAGAGGCAAAGGTGTTATCAGTTGGAACGTAAATGGCATCGACGTCTTTTGCCAAGCTAGTTGTGACTTGCTGTACGTCATTTGTAGTGTTGGCGGTCATAACTTTTACTTTCACGCCGGCATCTTTTAAAGCCGCGCTTGCCAGATCTGCTTGGATTTTTGAGTTGGTTTCGCCGGCGTTGTACATTAAGCCAACAGTTTTCGCTTCTGGGACGATACTTAAGAGTAATTGAATTTGTTTTTTGATTGGCACCATGTCAGAAGTACCGGTAACATTTCCTCCTGGTTTTTTATCACTGGCTACTAACTTTGCCTCTTTTAAATCGGTCACAGCTGTTACGACGATGGGGATATCACTGGTCTCGTTAGCCAGAGATTGTGCCGCTGGGGTAGCGATTCCTAACAGAAGATCAGGTTTATCTTTGAGTAATTTTTCACTCATACTTTTTAAGTTGTCCTGATTATTTTGGGCATTTTGATAAGCTAAGGTCAAATTATCGCCTTCTTTGTATCCACCGGCAGCCAGGCCTTCTTTAAACCCATCATAAGCCGCATCCAGCGAACCGTGTTCCACCAATTGTAAAACACCGACAGTTACGCCATCTTTTTCGCTAGCCTTCTTTTCTGTTCCACATGCCGCTAAAGTTAAGGTTGCAATGGTTAACAAACACAAGCCTAATTTTTTCATTTTCATATTTTTTCCTCCTATAATATCTGATTTTTGCTAAAAGATCGGTCACTGTAAAAAAGTTGTGAGTAAAAAAAAGCCATCTAGACACGTGGGTCTAAATGGGCGGGAAAACTTCTTCATAATTTTTCGCGACCATTTAGTTAAAATGGCCTGCTAAAAAGCTCTAGCCATCATAGATAAAAGCAAGTTGTGCCTGCTGTCTCTATGATGTTCACAGTGACAGCACTATCTAAAATAGCTAAAGTAGAAAGTATTTACATGATTTAATTTGCTGTTCATAAAAATCCCTCCACTTTTTGAATTAGTATCAGTATAAGGGAACATAATTAGCAAAGTCAATAATATTTTTGAAATTTTCTGAATATTTTTGCGAAATAAATTTCGCAGATTTTTTTAAACCAACATCAAAATAAAATTTTTTTGTTTTTTGAAGAGTATGAAATAATAACTAAAATTTTCCGATTTTTTTCAAATTGCTGAAAACAAAATAAGGACGGAAATCCTTGTGAAAAACGTGCTTAGCGCTACTTAACTCATTTTCCAGGAAAAAGAAAAATGAGAAAAAAATAAAAGAATCTCTCATCGAACTCTATAAACTTACTGTTATGAAAAATGCTAGAATTAGCATTGCAGGTAAAAATAAAAAAGGGAGGATTTCCCATGATTGAAGTTATCGATCTTAAAAAAGTATTCGATAATGGTTTTGAAGCGTTAAAGTCTGTAAATTTCACCATTGAAAAAGGTGATCTGGTTTGTTTGTTAGGTCCAAGTGGCTGTGGCAAATCGACAATTTTAAATTTGATCGCAGGTTTATTAAGTCCTACTGACGGTGATATCCGCTTTGCGGGTAGCTCTGTAGTAAAAACAGAACCTAAAGATCGTAATATCGGTTTTGTTTTCCAAAACTATGCCCTCTATCCCCATATGACTGTCTTTGAAAATGTGATGTTTCCATTAACGGTTGGGGATAAAAAAATGCCTAAAAATGAAGCGATGAAGATTGCGGAAAAATACATGGCGTTAACCAACATTGAAGAGTTGAAGGATAAAAAACCTGGTACACTTTCTGGAGGACAACAACAACGGGTAGCCATTA
The DNA window shown above is from Enterococcus montenegrensis and carries:
- a CDS encoding ABC transporter substrate-binding protein encodes the protein MKMKKLGLCLLTIATLTLAACGTEKKASEKDGVTVGVLQLVEHGSLDAAYDGFKEGLAAGGYKEGDNLTLAYQNAQNNQDNLKSMSEKLLKDKPDLLLGIATPAAQSLANETSDIPIVVTAVTDLKEAKLVASDKKPGGNVTGTSDMVPIKKQIQLLLSIVPEAKTVGLMYNAGETNSKIQADLASAALKDAGVKVKVMTANTTNDVQQVTTSLAKDVDAIYVPTDNTFASAAAVVGEVAKQTKTPIIAGSVEQVDGGALATFGIDYKSLGKQAGQMAAKILKGDEKPSTTPVETAKKLELVINDDMAKAIGIDPASIKTPE
- a CDS encoding ABC transporter permease codes for the protein MNILDTIFILVQSATSQGVLWALLGIGVFLTYRILDIADLTAEGSFPLGAGITAISITNGIHPFAASLLGFLGGVLAGLVSGILHTKLKIPALLAGIITMTGLYSVTNRVMGAPNISLLGEKTVFSGLQALGIEKVNAVIIAGAAFTLLVVFILFLFFRTEIGLAIRATGDNLAMSEANGINTDNMKMIGYMLSNGCVALSGALLAQNNGFADLNSGVGTIVIGLASIIIAEVLFHNKTLLVRMLTIVLGAIIYRLILGVVFEFNVEPGDAKIASAIVLVICLAMPQFRQKFLPKAGKGGQKA